The Alphaproteobacteria bacterium genomic interval TTCACATGGACGGTGACGGCGCCGCCCTTCTCCAACGCGCCAAACAGAAGCTCTTCCGCCAGCGGCTGCTTGATCTTGCTCTGGATGACACGGGCCAGCGGTCGCGCGCCGAAGGCCGGATCGAACCCCTTTTCCGCCAGCCACAGGCGCGCCTGGTCGGTCAGCTCAATAGTGACATGGCGGTCGGCAAGCTGCGCCTCCAACTGCATGACGAACTTGTCCACCACGCGCTGCATCACCTCCATAGAGAGGTTGGCAAAGGGAATTGTGGCATCAAGCCGGTTACGGAACTCCGGCGAGAACATGCGGTTGATGGCTTCCTCGTCGTCGCCGACCCGCACACTGCCGCCGAAGCCAATAGCCGGCTTGGCCATGTCGGCCGCGCCGGCGTTAGTGGTCATGATCAGAATGACGTTGCGGAAGTCCACGTTCTTGCCGTTGTGGTCGGTCAGCTTGCCGTGGTCCATGACCTGCAAAAGAATATTGAACAGGTCAGGATGGGCCTTCTCGATTTCATCCAGCAGCAGAACCGCATGGGGATGTTGATCAATGGCATCGGTCAGCAGGCCGCCCTGGTCGAATCCCACATAGCCCGGCGGCGCGCCAATCAGGCGCGACACGGTGTGACGCTCCATATACTCGCTCATATCGAAGCGGATCAGTTCGATTCCCATGGCGCGGGCAAGCTGGCGCGCCACCTCGGTCTTGCCGACGCCGGTAGGACCGGAGAAGAGGTAGGAGCCGATGGGCTTTTCCGGTTCACGCAGACCGGCGCGGGCCAGCTTTATGGCACTGGACAGCGCGTTAATGGCCGGGTCCTGACCGAAGACCATGGTCTTAAGGTCCCGTTGCAGGTTCTCCAGAACGGACTTGTCATCGTTCGACACGGTCTTCGGCGGTATGCGGGCGATCTTCGCCACGACCGCCTCCACGTCCTTGACCGAAATTGTCTTCTTGCGCCGGCTGGGCGGCAGCAGCTTCTGGGCGGCGCCAACCTCATCGATCACGTCGATCGCCTTGTCCGGCAGCTTGCGGTCGCCGATATAGCGGTGTGACAGCTCCACCGCCGTACGCAGGGCGTCGGCGGTGTAGTGCACGCCATGATGCTCTTCATAGTAGGGCTTCAGACCGCGCAGAATCTTCACTGTATCCTCGACCGACGGTTCATTGACGTCGATTTTCTGGAAACGACGGACAAGGGCGCGATCCTTTTCGAAGTAGCTGCGGTATTCCTTGTAGGTGGTCGAGCCGATGCAGCGGACAGTGCCCGAAGCCAGCGCCGGCTTGAGCAGATTGGAAGCGTCCATGGAGCCGCCGGAGGTGGCGCCGGCGCCGATGACCGTGTGAATCTCATCAATGAACATGATGGCGCCGGGAATGGCTTCCAGCTCTGACAGGACGGCCTTGAGCCTTTCCTCGAAGTCGCCGCGATAACGGGTGCCAGCGAGCAGCGATCCCATGTCGAGCGAGTAAATCGTGGCGTCGGCCAGGACGTCCGGCACATCGCCCTTGACGATACGCAGGGCCAGCCCTTCGGCAATGGCCGTCTTGCCAACGCCGGGATCCCCCACATAGAGCGGGTTGTTCTTGGTGCGTCGGCACAACACCTGGATGGTGCGCTCCACTTCCGCTTCGCGGCCGATGAGCGGATCGATGCGACCGTCGCGCGCCTTCTTGTTGAGATTGACGCAATAAGCCTGCAAGGCCTCCTGGCCCTTGACCGCCGGCTCGCCACCCTCCTCTTCGGCACCCTGCACCGGGCGCGGCTCCGACAGTCCCTGCACCTTGGCGATACCGTGCGAGATATACTGCACTGCGTCGAGCCGGCTCATATCCTGGAGCTGGAGAAAGTACACGGCGTGGGACTCACGCTCCGAGAAGATAGCCACCAGCACATTGGCGCCGGTGACTTCCTCGCGGCCCGACGACTGAACATGAATCGCCGCTCGCTGCAGGACACGCTGGAAACTGGCGGTGGGCTTGGCCTCGATGAAGTGGTCGGTGCGCAGACCATCAAGCTCTCCATCCACATATTCCGTCAGGTCCTGGGTCAGCCGCTCCGCGTCAACGCCACACGCCTTGAGCACTGCAACCGCGTCCTGATCCTGGGTCAGCGCCAGCAGTAGATGTTCCAGAGTCGCATATTCGTGCCGCCGCTCATTAGCCAGAGCGAGGGCGCGACGGAGACTTTGCTCCAGGTTGCGTGACAGCATCGGCGACGGCTCCTCTCCGGGCTTGCGCCCTATTCCTTCTCCAGCGTGCACTGCAGCGGGTGCTGGTTCTCCCGCGCGAACTCAATCACCTGATTCACCTTGGTCTCGGCGACTTCGTAGGTATAGACGCCGCAGATACCAATACCGCGCCGGTGGACATGCAGCATGATCTGCGTCGCTTCTTCCTGGTTCTTGTGAAAAAAGCGTTCCAGGACCAGAACGACAAACTCCATGGGCGTGTAGTCATCATTGAGCAGCAGGACCTTGTACATGGACGGCTTCTTCGTCCGCACCCGGGTCTCCACCACGACCCCCGTATCATCGCCGCGCCCGCCCCGACCGTCGCGGCCGCCATCAGCGTCGCCCGGCCCCTCAGGACCGCCTGGATCCGTCCTGTCCGGCGTGCCGGGCTGTGATGGCGGCACCGATGGACGAGCCAGACCCGGCGCCGGCCGGGACCGCAGGATCGGCCCGCGCGAACCCCCTGCCGCGCACATTGGTGCGGGCGGGACCGCAGGGACCGGCGGGACCGACATCATCGTCACTGCATTTTCATCCACACAGCCATGCCGCATGGCACACCCTGCCGGCACGGTGCGGCTGACGCCGCCGCAGCAGTCTGACACAGGAGACGTAAAGCAGGCTTTAACCACATGGGAATCATATGGGATGGAGCCGGCCGCCGCAAAGGGCGACAGTCAAGAAAGGCTTGATTGGTGCCACGTTGTGACCGGAATGTGACGAGCGGTCCGGCGAACGGGCATGGCGGTTGTGAGCGCTGTGCGGTTGGCCATGGCGAGCCGGTTGACCGGCCGGTTTTACCCTTCCCTAACCACGACCACCGCACAGTGGCGGGCGACCGCCGTTGCAGAATGCTCTTCTGGGGCGACCCGGGGGCACCGGGGCAGATGTGGGCGTGGTGCGGCGGCTGGTGCGGCGGCAAGGCGGCAGAAGCACTGGGTTTTTAGTCAGGGGTGGACGGAATACTGCAAGTTTAGCTAGAATCCCATTGATTTCGCTAGCATATCGTCTGTCCCGGGAGGGGACGATCTGTGGCGGCCATACAAGGGCAGGAGGCGGGTCGTGCAGGGGACGACCAGATCCGATAAGCGGCCAGATCACACTGGCCCAGAGCAGGCCGGCGACGCCCGTCATGAGGCGCGCCGCGGTCAGCGCCTGCGTGTGCGCGGACTGGCTGGCCTGGTGCTGGGTGGCCTGATGGTGCTGAGTGGCGTGCTGGCGGTAGGCGTGGCGCCTGCCGAGGCGCGCTATGCATCCATCGTGATTGACGCGCGGACCGGCCAGATCCTGCATCAGGAGAACGCCGCGACGCGGAATTATCCGGCCTCGCTGACCAAGATGATGACCCTGTATCTGGTCTTCGAGGCGCTGGAGACCGGCCGCCTGACCATGGATCAGAAACTGCCGGTATCCCGCACGGCGGCCGGCCGCTCGCCGTCGAAGCTCGGCCTGGCGGCGGGTTCCACCATTTCGGTGCGGGACGCCATCAACGCCCTGATCGTCAAGTCGGCAAATGACGTGGCCACGGTCGTTGCGGAAGCGCTGGGCGAGAGCGAGCGCAACTTCGCCCGCCGCATCATGACCGGCAAGGCGCGGGAACTGGGAATGGCCGACACCACCTTCCAGAATGCATCCGGCCTGCCCAACCAGGGCCAGTTGACCACCGCCGCCGACATGGCGCGGCTGGTTTATGCCCTGCAGCGGGACTTTCCGAAGTACTACCCGCTGTTCAGCCAGCAGAGCTTCACCTGGCAGGGCAAGACCTATCGCGGCCACAACCGCATGCTGTCCAGTTTTTCCGGTACCGACGGCGTGAAGACAGGCTATATCGCCGCATCGGGTTTTCAGATCGCCACATCGGCGGTGCGCAACAACCGCCGCCTGATTGGCGTTGTCCTCGGCGGGCGCACCGCCGCGTCACGCGATGCCCACATGGCGACCCTGCTCAATAACGGATTCGACCGGATCTCCGCCCTGCCCGCCATCCTGGTGGCCGTGAAGCCCGGTAGCCCTCCGCTGGCCATAGCCAATGACGGACCGGAGCGAAGCCATGGCATCCAGGTGGGCGCCTTCTCTCGCTTTGCGCCAGCTCATCTGGCGGCTACCCGTGCGCTCCGCAACGCCGCCACCATCGTCGGTGCGGCGCACATCAGCGTTGACGAGATCGCCGGCGACAGCGGGCCCCTCTATCGCGCCCGTCTGATCGGCCTGGCGCAGAACGACGCACAGCGCGCCTGCGCCCTGTTGCAGCAGCGTTCGATGGATTGCCTGGTGGTGGTGACCGGCAGCGGTGGCCAGCTGGCCTCCAACTAGCGCCCCGGCCGTCTCAAGGCCCGGCCTCTCAGAGCCCGGCGGACTCCGCCACGGCGTCCAGAGTATCCCGGGCAACGCCGCTTTTCGCCAGTTGGTCTGAGAGTGCCGCGACCAGACGCGAGAGCGCCGCCGTGTCCGGCCCCTCGCAGCGAGCGACCAGCATTTCCGATGTATTTGACGCGCGCAGCAGCCACCAGCCATCCGCCGTGGAAACGCGCACGCCGTCCAGATCAGACAGGGTGGCACCGGCGGCGGTCAGCCTGGTCCGCACGTCCTCGACAATGGCGAACTTGCGCACCGCCGGCACCGGCACACGAATTTCCGGCGTGTTGACCACCTTCGGCAGAGAGTCGTGAAACACCGCCAGGGTCATGTCAGAGGCGGCAAGAATCCGCAGCAGGCGCATGGCCGCATAGAGCGCGTCGTCATAGCCATAGTAGCGATCGGCGAAAAAGATATGCCCGCTCATTTCGCCGGCAAGCGGCGCGCCAAGCTCCGCCATGCGCGACTTGATGATGGAATGGCCGGTGCGCGCCATGACCGGTTTTCCGCCCATGGCGGCGATGCGGTCAAACAGAACCTGGCTGGCCTTGACGTCAGCGACGATGGGTGCACCGGGATTGTGGCGCAGCACGTCCTGGGCCAGCAGCACCAGAAGCTGGTCCGCCCACAGGATGCGCCCCTGCCCGTCAACCACCCCAAGGCGGTCGCCATCACCATCGAAGGCGAGCCCCGCCTCCAGCCCCTGGTCGAGCACCAGTGCCTGCAACTCAACCAGGTTGGCGGGCACGGTGGGGTCGGGATGGTGCGCCGGAAAACGTCCGTCAATGTCGCCATTGATCACCGGATGACGGCCTGGCAGCGCCGCCGTCAACGCCTGCACCGCATCACCGGCCGCGCCATTGCCGGGGTCCCAGCCGATGGCCAGGGGCCGGCCGCCGTCAGGCGCTTCCTGCAGCAGGCGATCGAGATAGTCCTGTGACAGCGACTCCACGCGCGCCACGCCGGGCGCCACACCTGGCGAACCGCCAGATGCGACGGCGGCGAGCGTATCGGCTTCCCGCCCCAGGGCCTGGATGTCCGGGCCATAGAAGGAGCGACGACCGAGCATCATCTTGATGCCGTTGTGATCGGGCGGATTGTGCGAACCGGTGACCATCAGACCGCCATCGAGATCCAGCCGCCAGACGGCAAAATAGAGCATCGGAGTCGGGCCACGGCCGATCCGCGCCACATCAACGCCGCCGCCGATCAAGCCGTCCACCAGGGCCGCCTCCAGCGCCGGCGAGCTAAGCCGTCCGTCATAGCCAACCGCCACCCGGCGGCCACCGGCGGCGATGACCCGGCCCGCGAAGGCCCAGCCGATAGCCGCAAAGTCCGGCTCGTTGAGGGTGTCGCCGACGATGCCACGAATATCATATTCGCGGAGGATTGACGGATCGAGCCGATGGGCCGTCACGACGACGGATGATCCCCGGTTGTCGGCGTATCCGTTGGCGGCGCCTCAGCCGCCGGTATGCCCGGCGGCCGGCCCAGCGAGGTATAGCGAAAACCCTGTTGCGCCGCGTCAGCGGGGCTGTAGATGTTGCGCAGGTCAATCAGAACCGGCTGGCGCATAAGGCGGCGGGCGCGGGCCAGATCCAGACCGCGAAACTCATTCCACTCCGTGACAATGACCAGCGCGTCGGCGCCGGTCAGCGCCTGCCAGGAGTCCGTGCACCATTGCACCCCCGGCAGCAGCGGACGGGCCTCGTCCATGCCTTCGGGATCATAGGCGCAGACATGGGCGCCGGCGGCCTGCAGGGCCGGAATGATATGGAGGCTGGGAGCTTCGCGCATATCGTCGGTGTTGGGTTTGAAGGTCAGGCCGAGAATGGCGATCCGGCGATCCCGCACGGTGCCGCCGAGCGCCGCGATAATGCGGCCGGCCATGGCTTGCTTGCGCTGCTCGTTGACCTGCAGCAGGGTTTCAACCAGCCGCAGCGGCGCGCCCGCATCGCTTGCGGTGCGCACCACGGCGCGGCTGTCTTTGGGGAAGCAGGAGCCACCGAATCCCGGGCCGGGATGGAGGAACTTGGCGCCGATACGACCGTCGAGACCGATGCCGCGGGCCACATCCTGAACATCGGCCCCCACCTTCTCGCACAGGTCGGCGATTTCGTTGATGAAGGTGATCTTGAGCGCCAGGAAGGCGTTGGCGGCATATTTCGCCAGCTCCGCCGTTTCCAGATCGGTGAACAGGATGGGCGTCTCGCGCAAAAAGAGCGGCCGGTATATCTCTCGCATGACAGCGCGGGCGCGATCATCATCACTGCCGATGATGATGCGGTCCGGCCGCATGAAATCACCAATGGCCGAGCCTTCGCGCAGAAACTCCGGGTTTGACACCATGGCGAAGTCGCGCCCGCCAGCGGCGGTGATAATCTCCGCCACGCGACGGCCGGTGCCCACCGGCACGGTGGACTTGTTGACGATGACCGTGAAGCCCTTGAGCAGCGGGGCGATCTGGCTGGCGGCAGCTTCCACATAGCTGAGGTCGGCATGACCGTCGCCGCGCCGCGACGGCGTGCCGACGGCAATGAATACCGCATCCGCCCCGTTTACGGCCGCCGCCAGATCGGTGGTGAAGGAAAGCCGGCCGGCCGCCATATTGTTGCGAACCAGTTCCGGCAGGCCGGGCTCGAAGATGGGCATGTCGGCGGCCTGCAGGCGGGCAATTCTGGCCGCGTCCGTGTCGACGCAGACAACATCGGCGCCAAACTCCGAAAAACAGGCGCCCGACACCAGCCCCACATAGCCGGCCCCCACCATGGCAATGCGCATCGTTCGGTTTCCTTCCGGAGCTAGGCGTCGGCAGCGGGCGTGAGGCCCGCCAGAAGCTGCCGCACCTCCGCCGCCAGTTCCGGCCGTTCAAGGGCCAGCGCCAGATTGGCCGCCAGAAACCCGGCCTTGCCGCCGCAGTCAAAGCGTTGGCCGTCAAACCTGTAGGCGAAGACCGGTTGTTCGGCCAGCAGCGCCGCCATGGCATCGGTCAGTTGAATCTCGCCGCCGGCGCCGCGGCGGCCGGCCGCCAGATGATGGAACAGGCGGGGTTGCAGGATATAGCGACCGGGCAGCATGAGGTTGGACGGCGCGTCTTCCGGCGCCGGCTTTTCGACCATGCCGGCCAGCGGGATCAACCCGTCATCATTGGCCGGACCGGCCGGCGCGATGACTCCGTAGCGGCTGACGTCGGCGGCAGGCACCTCCAGCGCCGCGACACAGTTGCCGCCGGCCCGGCGCCACGCGGTAGCCATGGCCGCCAGGCAGGGCGGATCGCCGCGCAGCAATTCATCAGGCAGGAGAACGGCAAAGGGCTCTTCGCCCACCAGCGCGCGGGCGCAGGCCACCGCGTGACCAAGACCAAGCGGCCGGTCCTGCTGCACATAAGAGAAGCGCACCCCCGCCGGCACGGCGGCGCGCAATACCTCCAGACGGTGGGTCTCGCCGCGCTCCGCCAGCAGGGCCTCCAGCGCCGGGGCCGGCGAGAAATAGTCCTGTATGGCGGGCTTGCCGGGCGCGGTAATGAAAATGATCTCGCTGACGCCGGCGGCAACCGCCTCCTCCACCGCATAGGACACCAGCGGGCGGTCGACCACCGGCAGCAGTTCCTTGGCCACGGCCTTGGTCACCGGCAGGAAACGGGTGCCGGCGCCGGCCACCGGCAGAACGGCTTTACGCAGGATGGGGGCGGCGGACGGCATGAGGTGGTGATAGCCGGGGCGGCCGGTTTGGTCAAAGACGATCTGCGCGGAGAGGTCAGGCGGCCCGGCCGGGTCAGGCGTCCAGCAGAACCGACCTGGCCTCATTGATGCGGCTGGCCAGCCAGTCGGAGCCACCCTGATCGGGATGGAGTTTCAACATCAGGCGGCGATAGGCGCGGTCGATATCGTCACGATCCGCGCCCTCGTCCAGCCCCAGAATAGAGAGAGCATCCATGCGGCTCATGGCGCCACTGCCAGCGCTGGCCGCACCCGACCGGCGCGACCCGGGTCGCGACTGGCGGCGGCCATCACCCGCGGAGCTTCCGCCGGCGGCGCCTTCCCCGGCCGCCTCGCGCCAGCCGGGGTGGGCCCGGTCGAGCCAGGCGCCGAGGACGGCGGCCGACTGGGCGTCGCCACGGCATTCCCCGTAGAGATCGAGCAATTCCGTCAGGTCGAGGCTTTCCAGCGAACGGCCCGCATAGCTGCCGGCCAGAACCTGGCCAGACATGGCGCCACTGCCATGGTCGAGCGCCATGCGCAGGAAGCGGGTTTCCACCGCCGAACGGCCGCCGGCCGATGGCCCGCCAGCGTTGCGCGCCCAGCGCGAGCGATTCCTGGCCCGCGCCAGCCAGGGCAGCAGCAAGGGCAGGACCGCCGGCAGCCAGGTCCATCGCCCGGCCCAGACGAAGAACACCGCAATGGCCGCTGCAGCGATAATGGCGCCCCAGCGCAGCGCCCGGGCAATGGTGTGCGGATCCGCCTGAAGAAACCAGCGAGCGAGAAAATAGAGACCGGCACCGACGCCGAGCACGAGAATGAGCCAGGGAAGCATGTCAGCCCACTATAGCGCGTTTCACATCAATCCGCCGGGCCATCCGCGCCGAGCTGGCTGGCAATCAGACGCACCACCTGGCCCTCGCGCTCGCCATAGCGCGCCAGGGCCGGCCGGCCACCGGCGGCATAGGCGGCCACCGCCCCCAGCAGCGCCCGCAACTGACCGGCGCTGGCCCGGTCAAAGTGGCAGCAGGCACCGCGGGTCAGGCGGGCAATCTCCGCAAAGACACGACCAGCGGCCGGGTCATTGCCTTCATGAAAAATGAACACCGGCACGCCCAGCAGGCCGAGTCGGCCGGCCGCGTCCGCCACCTGGTCAATATCCTCTTCGCAGGCATCGCCCACAAAGACGACCGCATCCACCGGCGCCGTGCGCGCCTGTTTGTGCACATGACGCAGCAGGCGGCCAATCTGGGTGTGGCCGGCCTGGCACTGCACCTGCAGCATGAGGTCAGTCAGGGCGCGGGCCGAGGCAATCCAGCGGCTGGCCCGGATCTGGCGAAATCCGCGATAGTAGACGAGCTGCACGTCGAGGCCGCCCAGCGCAGCCGTGGCCTCAAACATCTCGGCCTGAATGTGACAGGCGGAATCCCATGTAGGCTGGCGGCTGGCGGTGGCATCCAGCGCAAAGATCAGGCGGCCCCGCCGTGCCCGAACGCCACCGGTTGAGCGGTCATCAAGCGCCGCCACCTGCGCCAGAAAATCGGCCACCGCACCGGCGCCGGTCGGCGCAGGCGTGGTGTCCGGCGCGGTATCCGACGCGGTGGTCGGCGGGGAGCGGCGATCTGTCTTGCGGTCATCGGCCATGGCACAAGGATGGAGCCGATGACCGGTTCTGCCAAGAGGCGGCTGTGGTTCCTGTTCTTTGCCGGCGCCTATTCGGTGACGATGGGGCTGTCGGGATTGAAGGCATGGAAAGCGAAAGCGAAGGTCAGCTCGTAGGCGACATCGCGGGGGCCCTCGGCGGTTTGCCGTTGCACTACCACATTACCGAGGTCACGACCGGAGGAAATGCGGCTGGCGTCCAAGGCCGAGGCCATGCCGGGGGTCCAGGTGATGACCAGATCGCCGGCCTCGATGCGCCCGCTCTGACGCAGCAGGTCCAGTGACCAGGCCTGATCCTCCACCTTCACCACATAGGCCAGCGGCGCGATATTTTCCGGCAAGGGGCCGCCGAAGAACTGGCGGAATGGTGTGGAGCCACTGTCATATTCGGGATAGGGGTTGCGACCGTAGCTGCGCAGGATGCCGCTGGCCGGCACCAGAACCTGGCCATCGGGATGACGCTCCCGGAAGCGGGCGAAGGATTCCAGCCGCGACGGCACGATGTCCAGCAGCGTGCCGGTCTGATCACCGACAATGGCCTCGCCGGTGAACTGCTGCCACCAACTGAACGTCTGCCGATCATACATGATCAGATCGGAGTGGCGCAGCGCGCCGGAGGTGCCGAACTCCAGCACCTGGCCATCCACGTCGCGGCGAAAGATGAGTGCCGTGTTGCACAAGGGGCAATAGGTGACGGCAACGGGAACCCCACCCACCACGTCATTGACGATCTCGTGCCAGGTCATGATCTGCAGCGGATAGGCGCGGGCATCGCCGTTGATCTCCACTGACAGCACCGGCTCTATGTCATCCAGTGAGTCGTGGCCGGCGGCGTCGGCAAAGGTCGGATCGTCAATGGACGGAATACCGTCGGCACGGAGCACCGGGATCACCTCCGACAGGCTCACCGAGCGCTTGGCGAGATTGGTCTGTGGCCAGTTGCGGGCGAAATAGCTCTCAAGGTCGGCCTCGTCCTGGGCCACCGCCGGGGCAGCCAGGCCAAGGACCAGGGCGACCAACAGCGCCGGCCGGATCAGCAGACGGAACCGCTTGGGGCGGATGGAAAAGCGAGGCATGGCGCATCCTTTTGGCCGGGGGGATCAGGCCACAGGAAACAGGCTGCAGGCGGTGGCGGCAAACCACGCCTCGTCACATTTGGTTGAGAGTGGCGGCCGCCGGCGGCCAGCCTCAGCCGTAGCGGGCGATACAGTCGGCCAGCAAGGCGAAGAAGCCATCGGCGTCGGCCCGGTCCATAACCAGAGCATTGGGCGCACGGTCCTTCTGCCGGCCCCACCAGTCGACCACCGTGCGGCCACGGGTAAACTCTCCGCGCGTTTCCACATCCACATGAACCTCACGGCCGGAAAACAGCTCCGGCTGCAGCAGCCAGGCGATGACACAGGCGTCGTGCAGAGCAACCCCGGCAGTGCCGAAGCGCTCCACCGCCGCTGGCCGCGACAGCTCCAGCGCGCGAACGGCGTCGGCCACCGGCCCTTTGAGCGCGTGAGTGGCGGCCATGCGCGCCGGACTGGCGATGACCTGCATGGTGACGTCGAGACCAAACATCACGATGGGTGCGCCGGCCTCAAAGACGATGCGCGCCGCCTCCGCGTCGGCATAGATGTTGAACTCTGCCGACGGCGTCACATTGCCGAGCGAGGTGGCGCCGCCCATGAGAACAATGCGGGCGATGCGCGGCACGATATCCGGCGCCATGACCATGGCCTGGGCGATGTTGGTCAGAGGCCCCACAGGGCACAGGGTGATTTCACCCGGATCAGCCTGCCGCAGCATGTGGACGATGACGCTGACCGCGTGGCCGTCATCGAGCGGCTGCTTCGGCGGCGGCAGAACGAGATTGCCGAGACCGCTGGCCCCATGCACGTGGGAGGCGTCAGCCACGGGCCCGACCAGGGGCCGCGGGCAGCCCGCATGGACCGG includes:
- the clpA gene encoding ATP-dependent Clp protease ATP-binding subunit ClpA; the protein is MLSRNLEQSLRRALALANERRHEYATLEHLLLALTQDQDAVAVLKACGVDAERLTQDLTEYVDGELDGLRTDHFIEAKPTASFQRVLQRAAIHVQSSGREEVTGANVLVAIFSERESHAVYFLQLQDMSRLDAVQYISHGIAKVQGLSEPRPVQGAEEEGGEPAVKGQEALQAYCVNLNKKARDGRIDPLIGREAEVERTIQVLCRRTKNNPLYVGDPGVGKTAIAEGLALRIVKGDVPDVLADATIYSLDMGSLLAGTRYRGDFEERLKAVLSELEAIPGAIMFIDEIHTVIGAGATSGGSMDASNLLKPALASGTVRCIGSTTYKEYRSYFEKDRALVRRFQKIDVNEPSVEDTVKILRGLKPYYEEHHGVHYTADALRTAVELSHRYIGDRKLPDKAIDVIDEVGAAQKLLPPSRRKKTISVKDVEAVVAKIARIPPKTVSNDDKSVLENLQRDLKTMVFGQDPAINALSSAIKLARAGLREPEKPIGSYLFSGPTGVGKTEVARQLARAMGIELIRFDMSEYMERHTVSRLIGAPPGYVGFDQGGLLTDAIDQHPHAVLLLDEIEKAHPDLFNILLQVMDHGKLTDHNGKNVDFRNVILIMTTNAGAADMAKPAIGFGGSVRVGDDEEAINRMFSPEFRNRLDATIPFANLSMEVMQRVVDKFVMQLEAQLADRHVTIELTDQARLWLAEKGFDPAFGARPLARVIQSKIKQPLAEELLFGALEKGGAVTVHVKDDALVFEYQKDVPALAAPKTEKPTASKARSRGKAGGAGGGGKEKVTPRR
- a CDS encoding UTP--glucose-1-phosphate uridylyltransferase is translated as MPSAAPILRKAVLPVAGAGTRFLPVTKAVAKELLPVVDRPLVSYAVEEAVAAGVSEIIFITAPGKPAIQDYFSPAPALEALLAERGETHRLEVLRAAVPAGVRFSYVQQDRPLGLGHAVACARALVGEEPFAVLLPDELLRGDPPCLAAMATAWRRAGGNCVAALEVPAADVSRYGVIAPAGPANDDGLIPLAGMVEKPAPEDAPSNLMLPGRYILQPRLFHHLAAGRRGAGGEIQLTDAMAALLAEQPVFAYRFDGQRFDCGGKAGFLAANLALALERPELAAEVRQLLAGLTPAADA
- a CDS encoding phosphomannomutase/phosphoglucomutase, which translates into the protein MTAHRLDPSILREYDIRGIVGDTLNEPDFAAIGWAFAGRVIAAGGRRVAVGYDGRLSSPALEAALVDGLIGGGVDVARIGRGPTPMLYFAVWRLDLDGGLMVTGSHNPPDHNGIKMMLGRRSFYGPDIQALGREADTLAAVASGGSPGVAPGVARVESLSQDYLDRLLQEAPDGGRPLAIGWDPGNGAAGDAVQALTAALPGRHPVINGDIDGRFPAHHPDPTVPANLVELQALVLDQGLEAGLAFDGDGDRLGVVDGQGRILWADQLLVLLAQDVLRHNPGAPIVADVKASQVLFDRIAAMGGKPVMARTGHSIIKSRMAELGAPLAGEMSGHIFFADRYYGYDDALYAAMRLLRILAASDMTLAVFHDSLPKVVNTPEIRVPVPAVRKFAIVEDVRTRLTAAGATLSDLDGVRVSTADGWWLLRASNTSEMLVARCEGPDTAALSRLVAALSDQLAKSGVARDTLDAVAESAGL
- a CDS encoding VWA domain-containing protein, whose protein sequence is MADDRKTDRRSPPTTASDTAPDTTPAPTGAGAVADFLAQVAALDDRSTGGVRARRGRLIFALDATASRQPTWDSACHIQAEMFEATAALGGLDVQLVYYRGFRQIRASRWIASARALTDLMLQVQCQAGHTQIGRLLRHVHKQARTAPVDAVVFVGDACEEDIDQVADAAGRLGLLGVPVFIFHEGNDPAAGRVFAEIARLTRGACCHFDRASAGQLRALLGAVAAYAAGGRPALARYGEREGQVVRLIASQLGADGPAD
- a CDS encoding UDP-glucose/GDP-mannose dehydrogenase family protein, whose translation is MRIAMVGAGYVGLVSGACFSEFGADVVCVDTDAARIARLQAADMPIFEPGLPELVRNNMAAGRLSFTTDLAAAVNGADAVFIAVGTPSRRGDGHADLSYVEAAASQIAPLLKGFTVIVNKSTVPVGTGRRVAEIITAAGGRDFAMVSNPEFLREGSAIGDFMRPDRIIIGSDDDRARAVMREIYRPLFLRETPILFTDLETAELAKYAANAFLALKITFINEIADLCEKVGADVQDVARGIGLDGRIGAKFLHPGPGFGGSCFPKDSRAVVRTASDAGAPLRLVETLLQVNEQRKQAMAGRIIAALGGTVRDRRIAILGLTFKPNTDDMREAPSLHIIPALQAAGAHVCAYDPEGMDEARPLLPGVQWCTDSWQALTGADALVIVTEWNEFRGLDLARARRLMRQPVLIDLRNIYSPADAAQQGFRYTSLGRPPGIPAAEAPPTDTPTTGDHPSS
- a CDS encoding DUF3179 domain-containing protein, yielding MPRFSIRPKRFRLLIRPALLVALVLGLAAPAVAQDEADLESYFARNWPQTNLAKRSVSLSEVIPVLRADGIPSIDDPTFADAAGHDSLDDIEPVLSVEINGDARAYPLQIMTWHEIVNDVVGGVPVAVTYCPLCNTALIFRRDVDGQVLEFGTSGALRHSDLIMYDRQTFSWWQQFTGEAIVGDQTGTLLDIVPSRLESFARFRERHPDGQVLVPASGILRSYGRNPYPEYDSGSTPFRQFFGGPLPENIAPLAYVVKVEDQAWSLDLLRQSGRIEAGDLVITWTPGMASALDASRISSGRDLGNVVVQRQTAEGPRDVAYELTFAFAFHAFNPDSPIVTE
- the clpS gene encoding ATP-dependent Clp protease adapter ClpS, which gives rise to MVETRVRTKKPSMYKVLLLNDDYTPMEFVVLVLERFFHKNQEEATQIMLHVHRRGIGICGVYTYEVAETKVNQVIEFARENQHPLQCTLEKE
- a CDS encoding DnaJ domain-containing protein, yielding MLPWLILVLGVGAGLYFLARWFLQADPHTIARALRWGAIIAAAAIAVFFVWAGRWTWLPAVLPLLLPWLARARNRSRWARNAGGPSAGGRSAVETRFLRMALDHGSGAMSGQVLAGSYAGRSLESLDLTELLDLYGECRGDAQSAAVLGAWLDRAHPGWREAAGEGAAGGSSAGDGRRQSRPGSRRSGAASAGSGAMSRMDALSILGLDEGADRDDIDRAYRRLMLKLHPDQGGSDWLASRINEARSVLLDA
- a CDS encoding D-alanyl-D-alanine carboxypeptidase family protein, with the translated sequence MRGLAGLVLGGLMVLSGVLAVGVAPAEARYASIVIDARTGQILHQENAATRNYPASLTKMMTLYLVFEALETGRLTMDQKLPVSRTAAGRSPSKLGLAAGSTISVRDAINALIVKSANDVATVVAEALGESERNFARRIMTGKARELGMADTTFQNASGLPNQGQLTTAADMARLVYALQRDFPKYYPLFSQQSFTWQGKTYRGHNRMLSSFSGTDGVKTGYIAASGFQIATSAVRNNRRLIGVVLGGRTAASRDAHMATLLNNGFDRISALPAILVAVKPGSPPLAIANDGPERSHGIQVGAFSRFAPAHLAATRALRNAATIVGAAHISVDEIAGDSGPLYRARLIGLAQNDAQRACALLQQRSMDCLVVVTGSGGQLASN